The Candidatus Nanogingivalaceae bacterium DNA segment CCTTGGTCTATTACTCCTCTTTCCAGGCAATAAAATCCCAATACAATCAAGCTTTGAGTCGATAACCGCATGACCAATCCGAAGATTGTAATAAATTATACCCAGCCAGTTTATCTCTTTTATCGAAAGAATTATCCTTTTGTAAACCGGTGCTACATTTTGAAGGCTGGGCGATTTATTTTCAATTGCTTCTTCTAAAGAAACCATTTTCTTCACCTCCTAAGGTACTAAACTCATCCCATTATATTTTATTTTCAATTTAAAAACAAGCTCTTTAGAATGTCGCTGTTTTTCATAAGAGATGCTTAGAAGCTAACTACTCTGTTTCATTCCTTGACGGAACCTATCTTCCGTTAAGACATGGAACCGTTAGTAAAGAATGTATTCATATCGCACTTGGCATTACACCAGAAGGACAGAAGGTTGTTCTTGGATATGAAATCACCCCAAACGAAAAACAATGCTTGTTAGTCCACCCTGTTAGACAGATTTCAAAGTCAACGCATCCATAAATGGTTTGGCTAATGTTCTGACACACTTGAAAGCTTATTTGATTAACACTCCGTAAAACTCTACTAGAGTGTTTATACAAAATTATTGACAGTATCTTTTTCTTTCTGATATAATAAACCTCAGGAGGTATTATATGTCTAAACAAAAAATTAATCGCTTTGTCGGATCTATTGGAGCTTTTATTGGGATCCTTGTCTTTATTGCATATGTTCCACAAATTATCGCTAACCTGCAAGGAGTAAAAGCTCAACCGTTCCAACCACTATTCGCAGCAGTTTCTTGTTTAATTTGGGTAATCTATGGTTGGACAAAAGAACCTAAAAAAGATTGGATCCTCATTATTCCTAATGCAGCGGGAGTGATATTAGGCGGTTTAACTTTTATTACTTCTTTATAAAAATTATATAAACAAAACCAGCAACTTCATAAAAGTTGCTGGTTTTTCTGCTGGTCGTAGGAATTAAGCCTATTTCCAAATATACAAAGCTACCAGAATTAGCCGTTGAGATAGTGAATGAGCTGATTGATAAGATTGTGATTCATAAACTAACTGGCACGAAACACAATCGTACTATCCAAATTTACGTTTATTACAATTTCATCGAAAAACTAGATAAGGAAAAAGCGAGCCAAACGACTTGACTCGCTAATATTAACCCATTTAGCTAAACTGCTATTGTCAGGTCAGCCGATTGAGCTTGTTTTTTATTGTATATATTCAATTAAGAGTTTAATTTAACCAACAAATCAATTGTTTTTTCGGTCAAAATTTGATTTGCCAAATTACGGCGAACATCGTCAGAAGAAAGTTGTTTTACAACTTCTTTACTGTTACCATATTGTTCTTTTAGTTGAGCGATTCGAGCATCAAGTTCATCTACACTAGATTGAATTTTTTCAACTTTCGAAAGCTCAGCTAAAGCTAAACCAGATTTAACTCGAGATTCGGCAACAGCTTTAACATCATTTTCTAGCCACTCTTCGCGAGTTTTATTCATTCGCTTAAGGTAATCATCTAAAGATAGGCCTGAATACATCAAGTTTTGTTGCATATCCATTTCGATACTTTGTTTTTGATCTTCAAGCAAAATTTCAGGAACAGGAACTTTCGAAACTTCAGCAAGCTTCTTTACAAGTTCATCTTTAAATTTGTCATCAGTTTCGGCTTGTTTTTGAGTTTTAAGATCTTCTTTGATTTGCTTTTCAAAATCTTCTTTAGTTTTAAATTCGCCTAATTTTGAAAGGAATTCTTCATTGATTTCAGGCAAAACATTCTCACGAACTTCATGAATTTTAACTTCAAATACAACTTTTGCTCCAGCCAAATCTTTTGCGTGGTAATCTTTAGGGAATTTCAAATCAAGAGAAAGTTCATCGCCCGCTTTTTTACCAATCAGTCCTTCTTCGAAGCCAGGAATGAATGATTTTGAACCAAGCTCA contains these protein-coding regions:
- a CDS encoding DUF4368 domain-containing protein, whose amino-acid sequence is MLVFLLVVGIKPISKYTKLPELAVEIVNELIDKIVIHKLTGTKHNRTIQIYVYYNFIEKLDKEKASQTT
- the tig gene encoding trigger factor; this encodes MKTKVKNISDVKVELTISLGVEELKAAEQVALTKLAKEVKIEGFRKGKAPLEMVAAQVDQNVLGQEIIENALSKAVAEAFLKEKIQAINRPEVDVKKFVPGTELEFTATSEIMPKVELGDYKNLKVKKEKVSVSQKEVNETIDQILKNFAEKKKVKRAAKEGDEVVIDFLGKKDGVAFDGGKAEKFPLELGSKSFIPGFEEGLIGKKAGDELSLDLKFPKDYHAKDLAGAKVVFEVKIHEVRENVLPEINEEFLSKLGEFKTKEDFEKQIKEDLKTQKQAETDDKFKDELVKKLAEVSKVPVPEILLEDQKQSIEMDMQQNLMYSGLSLDDYLKRMNKTREEWLENDVKAVAESRVKSGLALAELSKVEKIQSSVDELDARIAQLKEQYGNSKEVVKQLSSDDVRRNLANQILTEKTIDLLVKLNS
- a CDS encoding SWEET family sugar transporter; translated protein: MSKQKINRFVGSIGAFIGILVFIAYVPQIIANLQGVKAQPFQPLFAAVSCLIWVIYGWTKEPKKDWILIIPNAAGVILGGLTFITSL